One segment of Spiroplasma kunkelii CR2-3x DNA contains the following:
- a CDS encoding pilin — protein MSLLSLLADAPDFSKTAELVVVLLNAILSPVSIIAGAICILYIIKHGLKIKKFADDPEQRNIQIYAVCWCIFGLALCIFAPIFINTILPELINSSGSYEPPTK, from the coding sequence ATGAGTTTATTAAGTTTACTAGCTGATGCACCTGATTTTTCAAAAACTGCCGAATTAGTAGTTGTATTATTAAATGCAATATTATCACCAGTTTCAATTATTGCTGGAGCAATTTGTATTTTATATATTATTAAACATGGTTTAAAAATTAAAAAATTTGCTGATGATCCTGAACAACGAAATATTCAAATATATGCTGTCTGTTGATGTATTTTTGGATTAGCATTATGTATTTTTGCACCAATATTTATTAACACAATATTACCAGAATTAATTAATAGTTCAGGAAGTTATGAGCCTCCTACTAAGTAG
- a CDS encoding type IV secretory system conjugative DNA transfer family protein: MHKSKRFSKHQKDSLIAACVFFPIANIFGIIFISFFKVWKMPGFTFSKFFPYLWKFISENITFVLICIAVISIIFWVIASFIIFVAAKHFEKTYVKKTETSEYGGAKWIVNELDNKGSIREFNKLYPVHNLHDVKNKAGWVVRFLKKNSKINFNIRTNTHAICLGATNSGKSQKIVMPSAIYNSCLPERYKPCLIFTDPKGELYDVLSKLLQKNGYEILVLNLRDPKNSSSWNPLAISYKYYYDSVTIAKELKYFIVKNQKHLEKYVCYYHDEFNCTECFRNIVDKKIAIFRNQWFFDLKEAQEFVEATRNELKSLAIEEINDLVLTIWPLTGGENDHFASMAASIAKTIILGLLEILDDNPAALPLEKFNFPLINMLCTDRKKMKAWFASLPSTSLAKIIGSNALATGEKELGSIFSTLDRGLQIYQDLGIQSIVCSNEIDLFKFTEKPKALFLIIPDEKTNRHIFASLIISQLYKANVGITTERKSKRLPRDIQFYLDEFGNMPTIPNFQSFVTVARSRGMFFLIIVQDLDQVYEKYGKENGTVIISNCNLNIYIQTNNFDTAKTYSDMLGTETVEILSHSRSRSLQTKRIMIDPVQRRKEGMELIKPSDLMKLKNPYGIIFSSKENPGLVYMDSAWKYSKVFGLGKLKNRKIIKQFNFINNHYFDLFSYVTSGQVEMMKNEIEEKIGTILKIPLAQRTPEQIKLLEKCKNIGINFTES, encoded by the coding sequence ATGCATAAAAGTAAAAGATTTTCAAAACACCAAAAAGATAGTTTAATCGCTGCGTGTGTTTTTTTCCCGATTGCTAATATCTTTGGGATAATCTTTATTTCATTTTTCAAAGTATGAAAAATGCCAGGTTTTACTTTTAGTAAATTTTTTCCTTATTTATGAAAATTTATTTCTGAAAATATCACTTTTGTTCTAATTTGTATTGCAGTTATTTCAATCATTTTTTGAGTAATTGCTTCTTTTATAATATTTGTTGCGGCAAAACATTTTGAAAAAACATATGTTAAAAAAACAGAAACATCAGAATATGGAGGCGCAAAATGAATTGTAAATGAATTAGACAATAAAGGGAGTATTAGAGAATTTAATAAATTATATCCTGTTCATAATTTACATGATGTTAAAAATAAGGCCGGATGAGTAGTAAGATTTTTGAAAAAAAATAGTAAAATTAATTTTAATATTCGTACTAATACACATGCAATATGTTTAGGAGCAACAAATAGTGGGAAATCACAAAAAATTGTCATGCCTTCTGCTATTTATAATAGTTGTTTACCAGAAAGATATAAACCATGTCTAATTTTTACCGATCCTAAAGGAGAACTATATGATGTCTTATCAAAACTATTACAAAAAAATGGTTATGAAATATTAGTTTTAAATTTACGTGATCCTAAAAATTCTTCTTCTTGAAATCCATTAGCAATTTCCTACAAGTATTATTATGACTCAGTTACTATTGCAAAAGAGTTAAAGTATTTTATAGTTAAAAATCAAAAACATTTGGAAAAATATGTTTGTTATTATCATGATGAATTTAATTGCACAGAATGTTTTAGAAATATTGTTGACAAAAAAATTGCAATTTTTCGTAATCAATGATTTTTTGATTTAAAAGAAGCACAAGAATTTGTTGAAGCAACTAGAAATGAATTAAAATCATTAGCAATTGAAGAAATTAATGATTTAGTTTTAACAATTTGACCTTTAACTGGTGGTGAAAATGACCATTTTGCAAGTATGGCTGCTAGTATTGCAAAAACAATTATTTTAGGATTATTAGAAATATTAGATGATAATCCAGCGGCGTTACCATTAGAAAAATTTAATTTCCCATTAATTAATATGCTTTGTACTGACCGTAAAAAAATGAAAGCCTGGTTTGCCAGTTTACCATCAACATCATTAGCAAAAATTATTGGATCTAATGCATTAGCAACTGGTGAAAAAGAATTAGGTTCAATTTTTTCAACTTTAGATCGTGGATTACAAATATATCAAGATCTTGGTATTCAATCTATTGTATGTAGTAATGAAATTGATTTATTTAAGTTTACTGAAAAACCAAAAGCTTTATTTTTAATTATTCCTGATGAAAAAACTAATCGTCATATTTTTGCTTCTCTAATTATTTCGCAATTATATAAAGCAAATGTAGGAATTACAACAGAACGAAAAAGTAAACGCTTACCGCGTGATATTCAGTTTTATTTAGATGAGTTTGGAAATATGCCAACAATTCCTAATTTTCAATCCTTTGTTACGGTTGCTCGGAGTAGGGGAATGTTTTTCCTAATAATTGTTCAAGATTTAGATCAAGTTTATGAAAAATATGGAAAAGAAAATGGAACAGTTATTATTTCAAACTGTAATTTAAATATTTATATTCAAACTAATAATTTTGATACTGCAAAAACATATTCAGATATGTTAGGAACTGAAACAGTTGAAATTTTATCTCATTCACGTTCACGTAGTCTACAAACAAAACGAATTATGATTGATCCTGTCCAAAGAAGAAAAGAAGGAATGGAATTAATTAAACCTAGTGATTTAATGAAATTAAAAAATCCTTATGGAATTATATTTAGTTCAAAAGAAAATCCGGGTTTAGTTTATATGGATTCAGCATGAAAATATAGTAAAGTATTTGGTTTAGGTAAACTTAAAAATAGAAAAATAATTAAGCAATTTAATTTTATTAATAATCATTATTTTGATTTATTTTCATATGTTACATCAGGTCAAGTTGAAATGATGAAAAATGAAATTGAAGAAAAAATTGGAACAATTTTAAAAATTCCTCTTGCACAACGAACACCTGAACAAATTAAATTGTTAGAAAAATGTAAAAATATTGGAATTAATTTTACTGAAAGTTAA
- a CDS encoding Mbov_0396 family ICE element transmembrane protein, protein MELIFNLPFLGIIGWVLTGIYEAVWGIFITGPLGLVSVFTQVLEFLSSGIIFSLLFNSQEGFSWSNIPTAFWQFAIVSVAFLVIIFITQYLTLQFKDAKEMQPRLMACFKYTGLAGIFVLFVPIGFFFLNGIITWFMGMLSTIFGTSEQNLADVLYWIGNSEVVAGKPGEYGPPSNIMDWSLIIEIFSVWFVLFAIAMLGMSLTQKIFELLFLFIVAPVVMATMVQDEGKRALTWKDMVLSKMLAASTALVAYYIFMIYINVISGPNFGPFDFPGYARMLLQIICILGGALGVWGITNLLSAFIGEAIGMSDGLNSIRSTMAAGMFAMGAGKVVKKALGFAKKKYKKDLSGMPGLPGMDTFSGGGSQNQIQGITPLSFLETRTGALGMFGKGLRVGGNALGRSIWAVKNGWDSTKATWGDSYDVNPTSTGSFGKFKKNLKKTKNFMKTEGLAGVNYLGRKSMKIATKGIKQVKKHSYDHVQRGYKTAKRKER, encoded by the coding sequence ATGGAATTAATATTTAATTTACCTTTTTTAGGTATTATTGGCTGAGTTTTAACTGGGATATATGAAGCAGTATGAGGAATCTTTATTACCGGCCCATTAGGGTTGGTTTCAGTTTTTACACAAGTTCTTGAATTTTTATCATCAGGAATAATTTTTAGTTTATTATTTAACTCACAAGAAGGCTTTTCTTGGTCAAATATTCCAACTGCATTTTGGCAATTTGCCATTGTTTCAGTAGCTTTCTTAGTAATAATTTTTATTACTCAATATTTAACATTACAATTTAAAGATGCAAAAGAAATGCAACCAAGACTAATGGCGTGCTTTAAATATACTGGTTTAGCTGGTATCTTTGTTCTTTTTGTTCCAATTGGTTTTTTCTTTTTAAATGGAATTATTACTTGGTTTATGGGAATGTTAAGTACAATTTTTGGAACTAGCGAGCAAAATTTAGCTGATGTATTATATTGAATTGGAAATAGTGAAGTTGTTGCAGGGAAACCAGGGGAATATGGGCCACCAAGTAATATTATGGATTGAAGTTTAATTATTGAAATTTTTTCCGTTTGGTTTGTTCTGTTCGCCATTGCAATGTTGGGAATGTCATTAACACAAAAGATTTTTGAATTATTATTTCTTTTTATAGTTGCTCCAGTTGTAATGGCAACGATGGTGCAAGATGAAGGAAAAAGAGCACTAACATGAAAAGATATGGTGTTATCAAAAATGTTAGCTGCATCAACAGCCTTGGTGGCTTATTATATTTTTATGATATATATTAATGTTATTTCAGGCCCTAATTTTGGTCCTTTTGATTTTCCTGGTTATGCAAGAATGCTTTTACAAATTATTTGTATTTTAGGAGGAGCACTAGGTGTCTGAGGCATTACAAATTTACTTTCAGCTTTTATTGGTGAAGCAATTGGAATGTCAGACGGTCTTAATTCAATTCGTAGTACAATGGCAGCTGGTATGTTTGCAATGGGAGCCGGGAAGGTTGTTAAAAAAGCACTTGGTTTTGCGAAAAAGAAATATAAAAAAGATTTATCGGGAATGCCAGGACTGCCTGGGATGGATACGTTTAGTGGTGGTGGTAGTCAAAACCAAATCCAAGGGATAACGCCACTAAGTTTTTTAGAAACAAGAACAGGAGCTTTAGGAATGTTTGGGAAAGGATTGCGGGTTGGAGGTAATGCTCTTGGTCGTTCAATTTGAGCAGTTAAAAATGGATGAGACTCAACAAAAGCGACATGAGGAGATTCATATGATGTTAATCCAACATCAACAGGAAGTTTTGGAAAATTTAAGAAAAATCTTAAGAAAACTAAAAACTTTATGAAAACAGAAGGCCTTGCTGGAGTAAATTATCTTGGTAGAAAATCTATGAAGATTGCTACAAAAGGAATCAAACAAGTTAAAAAACATTCTTATGATCATGTTCAACGAGGTTATAAAACTGCCAAAAGAAAAGAACGTTAA
- a CDS encoding Mbov_0397 family ICE element conjugal transfer ATPase: protein MNNSIIPPQLKKQKLRLKDNFSLVDLGLTLTYAMFAFMLGYNLITLSIMLRVIIGITFFLFLMMTLIHSDKYSGKIYIIIFRAFVFLAKKRNFYIYSKNNNTSLLMPYKKLHDMCIETTVLEGGKKWYVGAIEIKGLNITTLDTNEQLLKFNQLANMFRLTDCQLSLVKIEKPYDLEKNIVNLDKTVDKLINLRRDEILTAKGYKSRFEQLEGYRKLYEDQAGILGYSFTSKVFVLFVYDTSISKLERDIHIIKMKLTETNLRTIDLDKYELVNTIKLIFNPFDEKFSNEKIDEYQDNVNELLALDNITFTKSGFRINDAQFSIKGIQNYPIYPQDGWAAKLCTTDSTVIFNISNTNLDAVKEQLHRAMINARTNYFSVKKTVNRSEKEREYESFENLVQLITSGEEQIKRVNIIFLNYGFNRHMLKQSEERLYILLKSLNMKMDYLFFRQISGYSALLPKPTDPMAYHNSYEMPCATLGNSFPFLNNALEDEKGLFVGYNTTGDVIFTDQFKRGGDFQNSNALFIGTTGGGKTTTVSKFLNYHIINGRKVIIIDPKREFGKLCNYHDGNWIDVGSGHKGNFNPLQINAKIDQYQNINTIIGDHLQILETFFHFTHPNLKMDEVGFLTQRILDLYLKLGINNEEKFNKMENNDWPIFDDLLNFLTKLEPDLGEAEMLHKITKIIQYDFTGYGKYAALWNKHSTITLDDNLLNILDIQTLYSKQKVLKAQMFLMLNYIRTEINNNRFNTDNEIILAVDEAHIVIDKDNPQALKFLFETVKMIRGFNGGVILVTQNLTDFRMTAELEREASAILNNAQYVGILKLKQKDLHDVSELYSASGGLSESEIHFCAGAQRGDMLFMVTDYNRHCLHVELSDFEQQAFGIKLLEN from the coding sequence ATGAATAACAGTATTATTCCACCGCAGTTGAAAAAACAAAAACTACGCTTAAAAGATAATTTTTCGTTAGTTGATTTAGGTTTAACTTTAACATATGCAATGTTTGCATTTATGTTAGGTTACAATTTAATCACATTATCAATAATGTTAAGAGTAATTATTGGTATTACTTTTTTCTTATTTTTAATGATGACATTAATTCATTCTGATAAATATAGTGGAAAAATTTATATTATAATTTTTCGAGCATTTGTTTTTTTAGCTAAAAAAAGAAATTTTTATATTTATAGTAAAAATAATAACACATCCTTGTTAATGCCATATAAGAAATTGCATGACATGTGTATTGAAACTACTGTTTTAGAAGGTGGTAAAAAATGATATGTTGGTGCAATTGAAATTAAAGGACTTAATATTACAACATTAGATACAAATGAACAATTATTAAAATTTAACCAATTGGCAAATATGTTTCGTTTAACAGATTGTCAATTAAGTTTAGTAAAAATTGAAAAACCTTATGATTTAGAAAAAAATATTGTTAATTTAGATAAAACAGTTGATAAATTAATTAATCTTCGTAGAGATGAAATTTTAACCGCAAAAGGATACAAAAGTCGTTTTGAACAATTAGAAGGTTATCGAAAACTTTATGAAGATCAAGCTGGTATTTTAGGTTATTCTTTTACTAGTAAAGTATTTGTCTTATTTGTATATGATACTTCAATAAGCAAATTAGAACGAGATATTCATATTATTAAAATGAAGTTAACGGAAACTAATTTGCGAACTATTGATTTGGATAAATATGAATTAGTTAATACAATTAAACTGATTTTTAATCCATTTGATGAAAAGTTTTCAAATGAAAAAATTGATGAGTATCAAGATAATGTTAATGAATTATTAGCATTAGATAATATTACCTTTACTAAAAGTGGTTTTCGTATAAATGATGCGCAATTTTCTATTAAAGGAATCCAAAATTATCCAATCTATCCACAAGATGGTTGAGCTGCAAAATTATGCACAACAGATAGTACAGTTATTTTTAATATTTCGAATACAAATCTTGATGCAGTTAAAGAACAATTACATCGAGCAATGATTAATGCCCGTACTAATTATTTTTCTGTTAAAAAGACGGTTAATCGTTCAGAAAAAGAACGTGAATATGAATCGTTTGAAAATTTAGTGCAATTAATTACATCAGGTGAAGAACAAATTAAACGGGTAAATATTATTTTTTTAAATTATGGTTTTAATCGACATATGTTAAAACAATCAGAAGAAAGACTATATATTTTATTAAAAAGTCTTAATATGAAAATGGATTATTTATTTTTTCGACAAATAAGTGGGTATAGTGCCTTATTACCAAAACCAACTGATCCAATGGCATATCATAATTCTTATGAAATGCCATGTGCAACATTAGGAAATTCATTTCCATTTTTAAATAACGCTTTAGAAGATGAAAAAGGATTATTTGTTGGTTATAACACCACTGGTGATGTAATTTTTACTGACCAATTTAAACGTGGTGGTGATTTTCAAAATTCAAATGCGCTATTTATTGGCACAACAGGAGGTGGTAAAACGACAACTGTTAGTAAATTTTTGAATTATCATATCATTAATGGTAGAAAAGTAATTATTATTGATCCAAAGCGCGAGTTTGGAAAACTTTGCAATTATCATGATGGGAATTGAATTGATGTTGGTTCTGGACATAAAGGAAATTTTAATCCATTACAAATTAATGCAAAAATTGACCAATATCAAAATATTAATACAATCATTGGTGACCATTTGCAAATTTTAGAAACATTTTTTCATTTTACCCATCCAAATTTAAAAATGGACGAAGTTGGTTTTTTAACACAACGAATTTTAGATTTATATTTAAAACTAGGTATTAATAATGAAGAAAAATTTAATAAAATGGAAAATAATGATTGACCAATTTTTGATGATTTACTTAATTTTTTAACAAAACTAGAACCAGATCTTGGCGAAGCAGAAATGCTCCACAAAATTACAAAAATTATTCAATATGATTTTACTGGTTATGGAAAATATGCTGCATTATGGAATAAACATTCAACTATTACCTTAGATGATAATTTATTAAATATTTTAGATATTCAAACACTATATTCAAAACAAAAAGTTTTAAAAGCACAAATGTTTTTAATGCTTAATTATATTCGAACAGAAATTAATAATAATCGATTTAATACAGACAATGAAATAATTTTAGCTGTCGATGAAGCACATATTGTTATTGATAAAGACAATCCACAAGCTCTAAAGTTTTTATTTGAAACAGTAAAAATGATCCGTGGTTTTAATGGCGGGGTAATTTTAGTAACACAAAATCTAACCGATTTTAGAATGACTGCCGAATTAGAACGAGAAGCATCTGCCATTCTTAATAATGCGCAATATGTTGGGATTTTAAAATTAAAACAAAAAGACTTACATGATGTAAGTGAATTATATAGTGCAAGTGGAGGTTTATCGGAATCAGAAATTCATTTTTGTGCCGGTGCACAACGAGGGGATATGTTATTTATGGTGACAGATTATAATCGCCATTGTTTACATGTGGAATTATCTGATTTTGAGCAACAAGCCTTTGGCATAAAATTATTAGAAAACTAA